Proteins from one Megalops cyprinoides isolate fMegCyp1 chromosome 11, fMegCyp1.pri, whole genome shotgun sequence genomic window:
- the obsl1b gene encoding obscurin isoform X5, with the protein MDVFGGAPRFLAYPRPVVVQSGTDAALKCQIGGDPRPAVIWERNNEQIHPQGRYRLFEDGNVYNLIISGVTSEDSGQYICKAKNSIGETYAAATLKVEGEAQEQELREENKPRFLIKPLSTRVGRGEDAVFSCKLWGKPLPEVVWEKDGKRLNEIFESTHFSVGYQDGGWFQLKIFKTRAPDGGVYTCKAKNEFGEGLAGAVLLVDAGPGHEEESTRNGYANGHWKPQQGKQRGGRQVAMRQREDPLPNSAKVKMFAVTEGKHAKFRCYVTGKPKPEIIWRKDGRVIMSGRRYLLYEDREGYFTLKVLYCKQQDNGVYVCAASNTAGQTLSAVHLSVKEPLVRFKQPLSDLEVFERDLAILECEVPEDSVPITWYLEDRRLQPGAKYGMEEWGTKRRLTIRDIGADDDGIYLCEMADGGRSIAEVAVKGTIVRKLPRKVDVLEGENAAFCVEVEEEEMEIHWYKDGIELRETHQTIIKSFGKTHILVFVNTSPQDSGKVTFIVGRSKTSSQLRVKAARHSPPSCPVGVQINTERTNAVLLSWVPAHDSRKNPPSGYVLERQEVGSQEWLQCLTTDSATSVEILGDSVPCEADYRFRICSVNKYGRSGHVEFPRAAHLVPVAKIQTPLQDALVPEGQDATFSIELSASVIGTWFLNGKQLQEDDRFTMRRSRTHHSLRIRGVRDTDNGAEITFIACGVRDSAALYIQAPLVKFTPLSEMDRNKFVEVGNPIVLYCELSDPAVPVHWYKNGVELHTVEGLNIQSEGNMRRIVIQSAEFSHSGVYSCDAIDDVIRFNVEVEAPPARFSPLPEVEKKRSTEAGCPIVLPCETSESTAQVCWYKDGIEILPQTSTDIQSDGIKGSLDVQQAELSDSEVHSVETKDDDTQFNVDTEAPSVRFKELPEDERNKSIEAGCPIVLHCEITDPNAQVSWYKDGIEIVPQTGTEIQSDGHVRGLVVQSAELSHSGVYSCSIADEVLMFKVDVQDYTPPASPVRFRAVPAIERNKSIEAGCPIVLHCEISDPTAQVCWYKDGIEILPQFGIEIQSEGTTRTLTIESAELSHSGVYSCDAVDDVIAFKVAVKAPPVRFTALPEVEKNKSIEAGCPIVLHCEISDPTGQVCWYKDGIQLLPQTGIEIQSEGTMRTLVIKSSEYSSSGVYSCKTADDFIEIYVEVKAPPVTFAEIPEEEVHKSVVELDPLVLRCEVSRPDATALWYKDGVEMQPSSNITIQADSSTRRLIIRSTQLSDSGTYTCRAGDSALMFKVNVREPPVMIVYPKEDVHLDRHVSEEIVLSCELSRTNGTVHWYKDGQKLQESQNIKLKSEGPYRRLKILHGGIEDSGEYVCDTADDSIFFQLNITEPPVRIVSPSQSQMELCQQTSERMVLSCEISRPNATVRWYRDGLEVEENDNLILEVDGVYRRLIIPETTVQDSAEYVCDTADDSVTFFVNIAEPPVRFVRPRKMASSVESFVGGPVVLECEVSRSNAEVSWKKDSEEMEESSNVTIIEEGIFRQLTIHSCTLEDSGQYICDAKDDVMDFHVKVTEPPVKILRKKELKTEQQFLASDDIILECELSRENGIVQWRKDSQKIVEGEHICIEEEGAFRSLVILNADLTDAGEYVCDAKDDNIVFHVTVQEPPVTIIGNSESPENHSLLVGDDLILACELSRPNATVEWYCNGKPLSSDPRAHIDSYGTVRKLILKGLQSSDSGTYICDAIDDKMITMVKVQEPAVKFVNKQEVNLITGYEKESVTLSVTVSRENATVRWMKDWIELTGERFHTRVEGNTHFFTIDPLQRSDSGEYTCDANTDEMHFSLLVKEMRVKFVRPLEDTVAHKDSMVTLRCELCRAKGDVLWLKDGVEISPGRRIAIRADGPERSLTIHRLTPEDAGEYACESKDDRTSAVLRVEMPRIVEFIAELHNTTVLEGEDATFKCVVSPEDVQLVWKMDGEHIFPSEKFRMSSNGLCHMLHILNCNVTDTSKVTAEAEGVVSKANLQVQEAQVLFTKKMESVVSEEYGEATLEVEVSPESGEVQWMRQGVVIQPGPKFTLKQNGRKRSLTVHNLTLSDRGTYRCETLHDRTQGKLSVEPRKITIRRGLNPIDTFERDTASFEVELSHSNVEGVWQKDGIRIKPNNHWRTSANGCVHSLTLSNLTLEDTSTITFSAESVKTSARLTVRETPVTILKKLEDLYIPEGTTASIECELSRQNVDVKWLKNGVEMKPSKNHRIYSMGRKRFVQILKCDLSDSGIYTCDAGDINTYCSLEVSEREVEIVQGLEDLDIQEDQNAVFMCEVSLEDVPGEWFKNGDKIRPTSTIKIRQEGTKHFLLMCNVRAEDSGEIKFVAKQAESTAYLEVEELPVSIVKPLRDKTALEKHRVIMECTVSNPRCSIRWYKGSNVILPSERFEICSEGCNRKLVIQQVALEDEGTYSVQVGEHTSSARLMVEAQLLQMVRELVDVEVTEPEEACFECEVSVPVSKAPGWSLNGETLQPGPDVRVENLGRVHRLTLRNTSVDMSGIVKFTSGKAKSSARLNVTSN; encoded by the exons ATGGATGTGTTTGGCGGTGCGCCCCGCTTCCTGGCCTACCCCCGCCCTGTGGTCGTTCAGAGCGGCACCGACGCCGCCCTAAAATGCCAGATCGGAGGGGACCCCCGGCCGGCCGTCATCTGGGAACGGAACAACGAGCAGATCCACCCCCAGGGCCGGTACCGCCTGTTTGAGGACGGAAACGTCTATAATCTCATCATCTCTGGGGTGACCTCGGAGGACAGCGGCCAGTACATCTGCAAGGCCAAGAACAGCATCGGGGAGACGTATGCGGCGGCGACGCTGAAGGTGGAGGGAGAGGcacaggagcaggagctgcGGGAGGAGAACAAGCCGCGCTTCCTCATCAAGCCCCTCTCCACCCGCGTGGGCCGCGGCGAGGATGCCGTCTTCTCCTGCAAACTGTGGGGAAAGCCCCTGCCCGAGGTGGTCTGGGAGAAGGACGGCAAGAGACTCAACGAAATCTTCGAGAGCACGCACTTCAGCGTGGGCTACCAGGACGGGGGCTGGTTTCAGCTGAAGATCTTCAAGACCCGAGCGCCCGACGGCGGGGTGTACACCTGCAAGGCCAAGAACGAGTTTGGGGAGGGGCTGGCGGGGGCCGTGCTGCTCGTCGACGCCGGGCCGGGCCACGAGGAGGAGAGCACTCGGAACGGGTACGCCAACGGCCACTGGAAACCTcaacagggaaaacagagaggggggcggCAGGTAGCCATGCGGCAGAGGGAGGATCCCCTCCCCAACTCCgccaaagtgaaaatgtttgccGTGACCGAGGGCAAACACGCCAAGTTCCGCTGCTACGTGACGGGAAAGCCTAAACCAGAGATAATCTGGAGGAAAGACGGCAGGGTGATCATGTCTGGGAGGCGTTACCTGCTATATGAAGACCGAGAGGGTTACTTCACACTCAAAGTACTCTACTGCAAGCAACAGGACAATGGAGTTTATGTTTGCGCAGCATCCAACACGGCGGGACAGACGCTCAGCGCTGTTCACCTCTCTGTCAAAG AGCCACTAGTACGCTTTAAGCAGCCTCTTAGTGACCTGGAAGTGTTTGAGAGGGACCTGGCCATCCTGGAGTGTGAGGTCCCAGAGGACTCTGTCCCCATCACATGGTACTTGGAGGACCGCAGGTTACAGCCAGGAGCCAAGTACGGGATGGAGGAGTGGGGGACAAAACGACGCCTCACTATTCGTGACATCGGAGCGGATGATGACGGTATCTACCTGTGCGAGATGGCAGACGGTGGGAGGAGCATCGCAGAGGTGGCTGTCAAAG GTACAATAGTACGCAAGCTTCCACGTAAGGTAGACGTCCTCGAGGGGGAAAATGCCGCCTTTTGTGTGGAGGTAGAGGAGGAAGAAATGGAAATACACTGGTATAAAGATGGGATTGAGCTGCGAGAGACCCACCAGACAATCATAAAATCCTTCGGAAAAACTCACATTCTTGTCTTTGTCAACACCTCACCCCAAGACTCTGGCAAGGTGACCTTCATTGTGGGCAGATCCAAGACTTCCTCTCAGCTCAGGGTCAAAG CGGCTAGGCATAGCCCACCCAGTTGTCCGGTTGGTGTGCAGATTAACACTGAACGGACCAACGCTGTCCTCCTCTCCTGGGTCCCAGCACACGACTCGCGTAAGAACCCTCCTTCGGGATACGTGCTGGAGAGGCAGGAGGTGGGCTCCCAGGAGTGGCTGCAGTGCCTCACCACAGATTCGGCCACCTCAGTGGAGATTCTGGGGGACAGTGTGCCCTGTGAAGCCGACTATCGATTCCGCATATGCAGCGTCAACAAGTACGGCAGGAGTGGCCATGTGGAGTTCCCCAGGGCAGCCCATCTGG tCCCAGTGGCAAAAATACAAACTCCGCTGCAAGACGCTCTGGTGCCAGAGGGCCAGGACGCCACCTTCTCCATTGAGCTCTCGGCCTCTGTGATCGGGACGTGGTTTCTGAACGGCAAACAGCTTCAGGAGGACGACCGCTTCACCATGCGCCGTTCCCGCACGCACCACTCCCTGCGCATCCGGGGAGTGCGGGACACGGACAACGGGGCCGAGATCACCTTTATCGCCTGCGGAGTTCGAGATTCGGCTGCACTATACATTCAAG CTCCTCTGGTGAAGTTCACACCCCTTTCGGAGATGGACAGGAATAAATTTGTTGAAGTCGGCAACCCCATCGTCCTGTACTGTGAGCTGTCTGACCCAGCAGTGCCAGTACACTGGTACAAGAATGGGGTGGAGCTCCACACAGTGGAAGGCCTTAATATCCAATCAGAGGGCAACATGAGGAGGATCGTCATCCAATCAGCCGAGTTTTCCCACTCTGGAGTGTACAGCTGTGATGCCATTGATGATGTGATTAGATTTAATGTGGAAGTTGAAG CTCCACCAGCGAGGTTCTCACCACTCCCTGAAGTTGAGAAGAAGCGGTCCACTGAAGCAGGCTGCCCCATTGTACTGCCCTGTGAGACCTCAGAGTCTACTGCCCAGGTCTGCTGGTACAAGGACGGGATAGAGATCCTCCCACAGACTAGCACAGACATCCAATCAGACGGCATCAAAGGGTCACTAGATGTCCAGCAGGCAGAGCTCTCTGACTCTGAAGTACACAGTGTTGAGACAAAGGATGATGACACCCAGTTTAATGTGGACACTGAAG CTCCATCAGTGCGGTTCAAAGAGCTTCCTGAAGATGAGAGGAACAAGTCCATTGAAGCAGGCTGCCCCATTGTACTGCACTGTGAGATCACAGACCCCAATGCCCAGGTCAGCTGGTACAAGGACGGGATAGAGATCGTTCCACAAACTGGAACAGAGATCCAATCAGATGGCCATGTGAGGGGACTGGTTGTCCAATCAGCAGAGCTTTCACACTCTGGTGTATACAGCTGCAGCATTGCTGATGAAGTCCTTATGTTCAAGGTGGATGTTCAAG ATTACACCCCCCCAGCTTCACCAGTGAGGTTCAGAGCAGTCCCTGCAATTGAGAGGAACAAGTCCATTGAAGCAGGCTGCCCCATTGTACTGCACTGTGAGATCTCAGACCCCACTGCCCAGGTCTGCTGGTACAAGGACGGGATAGAGATCCTTCCACAGTTTGGAATAGAGATCCAATCCGAGGGCACCACGCGGACGCTGACCATCGAATCCGCTGAGCTCTCTCACTCAGGGGTGTACAGCTGTGATGCTGTAGATGATGTCATAGCATTCAAGGTGGCTGTTAAAG CTCCACCAGTGAGGTTCACAGCGCTTCCAGAGGTAGAGAAGAACAAGTCCATTGAAGCAGGCTGCCCCATTGTACTGCACTGTGAGATCTCAGACCCCACTGGCCAGGTCTGCTGGTACAAGGATGGGATACAGCTCCTCCCACAAACTGGAATAGAGATCCAATCAGAAGGCACCATGAGGACACTGGTTATCAAGTCATCTGAGTATTCCAGCTCTGGGGTGTACAGTTGTAAAACAGCTGATGATTTCATCGAAATTTATGTGGAAGTTAAAG CACCTCCTGTGACATTTGCCGAAATCCCAGAGGAGGAGGTCCACAAAAGCGTTGTGGAGCTGGACCCGCTTGTTCTCCGCTGTGAAGTGTCCAGGCCTGACGCCACAGCCCTGTGGTATAAGGATGGAGTTGAGATGCAGCCGAGCAGCAACATCACCATACAGGCCGACAGCTCTACGAGGAGGCTCATTATCCGATCCACCCAGCTGTCAGACTCCGGGACATACACATGCCGTGCGGGTGACAGCGCCTTGATGTTCAAGGTTAACGTACGCG AGCCTCCAGTGATGATTGTCTATCCCAAGGAGGACGTTCACCTCGATCGGCATGTCTCTGAGGAAATAGTGCTGAGCTGTGAGCTTTCACGGACAAATGGTACAGTGCATTGGTACAAGGATGGGCAAAAGCTGCAAGAAAGCCAGAACATCAAACTGAAATCAGAGGGCCCATACAGAAGGCTGAAGATTCTCCATGGTGGTATTGAAGATTCCGGTGAATATGTCTGTGATACAGCTGACGATTCAATATTCTTCCAGCTCAACATAACAG AACCACCTGTGCGCATAGTGTCTCCCAGCCAGTCCCAAATGGAGCTCTGCCAACAGACGTCAGAACGAATGGTACTGAGCTGCGAGATCTCCAGGCCCAATGCCACAGTGCGCTGGTACCGTGACGGACTTGAGGTAGAGGAGAATGACAATCTGATCCTGGAAGTGGACGGAGTCTACAGGAGACTTATTATCCCAGAGACCACTGTCCAAGATTCTGCTGAATATGTCTGCGACACTGCCGATGACTCTGTAACTTTCTTTGTGAATATCGCAG AACCCCCGGTGAGGTTTGTGCGTCCGAGAAAGATGGCTAGCTCTGTGGAGAGTTTTGTTGGGGGCCCTGTAGTGCTTGAGTGCGAGGTTTCACGCTCAAACGCGGAGGTGAGCTGGAAGAAGGACAGCGAGGAGATGGAAGAGAGCAGCAACGTCACCATCATTGAGGAGGGCATCTTTCGCCAGTTAAccatacactcatgcacactcgAGGATTCTGGCCAATACATCTGTGACGCCAAGGATGATGTAATGGACTTTCATGTCAAAGTCACTG AACCTCCAGTCAAAatcctgaggaaaaaagaactcAAGACAGAGCAGCAGTTCCTGGCATCTGATGATATTATCTTGGAGTGTGAGCTCTCCAGGGAGAATGGGATCGTTCAGTGGCGCAAAGACAGCCAGAAAATTGTAGAAGGCGAACACATCTGCATCGAGGAGGAAGGAGCTTTCCGTTCTTTGGTCATCCTCAATGCTGATCTCACAGATGCTGGAGAATACGTGTGTGATGCCAAAGACGACAACATTGTCTTTCATGTAACAGTCCAAG agcCTCCGGTGACTATCATAGGCAATTCTGAGAGCCCAGAAAACCACAGTCTACTAGTGGGGGATGACCTGATTTTGGCCTGTGAATTGTCCCGGCCAAATGCCACAGTGGAGTGGTACTGCAATGGGAAGCCGCTGAGTTCAGATCCTCGAGCCCATATTGACAGCTACGGCACAGTTAGGAAGCTTATCCTGAAAGGACTTCAGTCCTCAGACTCAGGGACGTACATATGCGACGCCATTGATGACAAAATGATCACCATGGTGAAAGTTCAAG AGCCTGCAGTCAAGTTTGTGAATAAACAGGAGGTAAACCTGATCACTGGCTACGAAAAGGAAAGCGTGACACTGTCTGTCACCGTTTCCCGGGAGAACGCAACGGTGCGGTGGATGAAAGATTGGATAGAGCTCACCGGTGAACGATTCCACACCAGAGTGGAGGGGAATACCCACTTTTTCACCATCGACCCACTGCAGAGGTCAGACAGTGGAGAGTACACCTGTGATGCCAACACTGATGAGATGCACTTCAGCCTCTTGGTTAAAG AAATGAGGGTGAAATTTGTGAGGCCGTTGGAGGACACGGTGGCCCACAAGGACAGCATGGTCACCCTGCGCTGTGAGCTCTGCAGGGCCAAGGGAGACGTGCTGTGGCTGAAGGACGGTGTGGAGATCTCTCCCGGCCGCCGGATAGCTATCAGAGCTGACGGCCCAGAACGCAGCCTCACCATCCACCGCTTAACGCCAGAGGACGCCGGCGAGTACGCCTGCGAATCCAAAGATGACAGGACAAGCGCCGTACTCAGAGTGGAAA TGCCGCGTATTGTGGAGTTCATTGCAGAGCTCCACAACACCACTGTGCTTGAAGGTGAAGACGCCACTTTCAAGTGCGTGGTGTCTCCAGAAGACGTGCAGCTGGTCTGGAAAATGGATGGAGAGCACATCTTTCCCAGTGAGAAGTTCAGGATGTCCAGTAACGGCCTGTGCCACATGCTCCACATCCTCAACTGTAACGTCACGGACACCTCCAAGGTGACCGCGGAGGCAGAGGGGGTGGTGTCCAAAGCCAACCTCCAGGTGCAAG AGGCACAGGTACTGTTCACCAAGAAGATGGAGTCAGTGGTGTCAGAGGAGTATGGGGAGGCCActctggaggtggaggtgagcCCGGAGTCTGGCGAGGTGCAGTGGATGAGGCAGGGCGTGGTCATCCAGCCGGGCCCAAAGTTCACCCTGAAGCAGAACGGCAGGAAGCGTAGCCTCACTGTGCACAACCTCACCCTCTCCGACCGGGGCACCTACCGCTGCGAAACGCTGCACGACCGAACCCAGGGCAAGCTCAGCGTGGAAC CGAGGAAAATCACGATACGCAGAGGACTGAACCCGATCGACACGTTTGAACGCGACACAGCGTCCTTCGAGGTGGAGCTGTCGCACAGCAACGTGGAGGGAGTCTGGCAGAAGGATGGAATACGCATCAAACCCAACAACCACTGGCGCACCAGCGCCAACGGCTGCGTGCACAGCCTCACCCTCTCCAACCTCACCCTCGAGGACACCAGCACCATCACCTTCTCCGCCGAGAGCGTGAAAACGTCTGCCAGGCTCACGGTCAGAG AGACTCCAGTGACAATCCTGAAGAAGCTGGAGGACCTGTATATCCCAGAAGGCACGACAGCATCTATTGAATGTGAGCTGTCGAGACAGAACGTAGATGTAAAGTGGCTAAAG AACGGGGTTGAGATGAAGCCAAGCAAGAACCACCGCATCTACTCCATGGGGAGAAAGCGCTTCGTCCAGATCCTGAAGTGTGACCTCAGTGATTCCGGAATCTACACGTGTGATGCAGGGGACATAAACACATACTGCTCTCTGGAGGTCTCCG AGCGGGAGGTGGAGATTGTGCAGGGGCTGGAGGACCTGGACATCCAGGAGGATCAGAACGCTGTGTTCATGTGCGAAGTGTCCCTGGAGGATGTGCCCGGAGAGTGGTTCAAGAATGGGGACAAAATACGGCCTACCAGCACCATCAAAATCCGGCAGGAAG GAACAAAGCACTTCCTTCTGATGTGCAACGTGAGGGCGGAGGACTCAGGAGAAATCAAGTTTGTGGCCAAACAGGCTGAATCCACAGCTTACCTGGAAGTGGAAG AGCTCCCCGTGTCCATAGTGAAGCCGCTGAGGGATAAGACGGCCCTGGAGAAGCACCGCGTCATCATGGAGTGCACTGTGTCCAACCCCAGGTGCAGCATCCGCTGGTACAAAGGCAGCAACGTCATCCTGCCCTCCGAGCGCTTCGAGATCTGCAGCGAGGGCTGCAACCGCAAGCTGGTcatccagcaggtggcgctggaGGACGAGGGCACCTACAGCGTGCAGGTTGGAGAGCACACATCATCGGCCAGGCTAATGGTAGAAG CCCAGCTGCTGCAGATGGTGCGGGAGCTGGTGGACGTGGAGGTGACCGAGCCTGAGGAGGCCTGCTTCGAGTGCGAGGTGTCCGTGCCCGTCAGCAAGGCCCCTGGCTGGAGTCTCAATGGAGAGACCCTGCAGCCCGGGCCCGACGTCCGAGTGGAAAACCTGGGCAGGGTCCACAGGCTCACCCTTAGAAACACCTCCGTGGACATGAGCGGCATTGTCAAATTTACCAGCGGAAAGGCCAAGAGCAGCGCTAGACTCAATGTGACAA GTAACTAG